One genomic window of Moorella glycerini includes the following:
- the pcrA gene encoding DNA helicase PcrA, with product MTLLNKPQQEAVSHRGAPLLVLAGAGSGKTRVLTYRVASLIQEGVAPENILAVTFTNKAAQEMKERLEGLVGNAARGLQVSTFHSACVRILRRDAHLLGYRPNFTIYDTDDQQAVIREVLKELNLDEKKFPPRSVAHVISNAKNSLQAPEQYLGWSATVKEQQQGTIYRRYQERLKAANAMDFDDLIMQTVALWQHNPLILRYYQQRWQHILVDEYQDTNHAQYVLVRLLAGNGKNLCVVGDPDQGIYGWRGADIGNILAFEEDFPNARVILLEENYRSTQPILKAANAVIQHNVGRKDKRLWTRRREGELLHLYSAGDERDEGNYIAAEIYRRHSQESRPFSDFAVLYRTHAQSRALEEAFLQAGIPYEIVGGLKFYQRKEIKDILAYLRVIANPHDATSLLRIINVPRRGIGETSLARLEAFAASRGFSLYRALQQVECIPGIPAKGRQALQEMITLLDNLRQQQENLTITAMVTAILRETGYQAELEAEKTPEAQARLENLKEFLTVTRNYDQGSEKPELADFLAQVALVAESDTYSGGNAVVFMTMHTAKGLEFPVVFLAGLEEGVFPHFRSLEDPEEMEEERRLCYVGMTRAKEVLYLTHAWTRNLYGNTMSNPPSRFLAEIPPDLIARDGQAGLPASGGGITGRQQGRPGAGIARGVQFDWQLGDKVQHNSFGLGVVVKISGEGEDTVISVAFPERGIKQLMVRYAPVRKV from the coding sequence ACGCCTGGAGGGGTTGGTGGGTAACGCGGCCCGGGGCCTCCAGGTCAGCACCTTCCACTCGGCCTGTGTTCGCATTTTAAGGCGCGATGCCCACCTGCTGGGTTACCGGCCCAATTTCACCATCTACGACACCGACGACCAGCAGGCTGTCATTCGCGAGGTTTTAAAGGAATTAAACCTGGATGAGAAAAAGTTCCCGCCCCGCTCGGTAGCCCATGTTATCAGCAATGCTAAAAACTCCTTGCAGGCACCCGAACAATACCTCGGCTGGAGCGCAACTGTAAAAGAACAGCAGCAGGGCACTATCTACCGCCGCTACCAGGAGAGGCTTAAAGCCGCTAATGCCATGGATTTTGATGACCTCATCATGCAGACGGTGGCCCTGTGGCAGCATAACCCCCTGATTTTACGCTACTACCAGCAGCGCTGGCAGCATATCCTGGTGGACGAGTACCAGGACACCAACCATGCCCAGTATGTCCTGGTGCGCCTGCTGGCCGGCAATGGTAAAAACCTCTGCGTTGTCGGCGACCCGGACCAGGGCATTTACGGCTGGCGCGGGGCCGACATCGGCAATATCCTGGCCTTTGAAGAGGATTTTCCCAATGCCCGGGTAATCCTCCTGGAAGAGAATTACCGCTCCACCCAGCCCATCCTCAAGGCGGCCAATGCCGTTATCCAGCATAATGTGGGCCGCAAGGACAAGCGCCTCTGGACGCGGCGGCGGGAAGGGGAACTGCTGCACCTCTACAGCGCCGGCGATGAACGCGACGAAGGTAATTATATTGCTGCTGAAATTTACCGCCGCCACAGCCAGGAAAGCCGGCCCTTCAGCGATTTTGCCGTCCTCTACCGTACCCATGCCCAGTCGCGGGCTTTAGAAGAGGCCTTTCTCCAGGCGGGTATTCCCTATGAAATCGTCGGCGGCCTGAAATTCTACCAGCGGAAAGAGATCAAGGACATCCTGGCCTACTTAAGGGTGATAGCCAACCCCCATGATGCCACGAGCCTCTTGAGGATTATCAATGTCCCGCGGCGGGGCATCGGCGAAACCTCCCTGGCCCGGCTGGAGGCTTTCGCTGCCAGCAGGGGCTTTAGCCTTTACCGGGCCCTGCAACAGGTGGAGTGCATCCCCGGCATACCTGCTAAGGGCCGTCAGGCCTTGCAGGAAATGATAACCCTCCTGGATAACCTGCGGCAACAGCAGGAAAACTTAACAATAACGGCCATGGTGACCGCCATTTTACGGGAAACCGGTTACCAGGCCGAGTTAGAAGCGGAAAAAACGCCGGAAGCCCAGGCGCGGCTGGAAAACTTAAAGGAGTTCCTGACGGTTACCAGGAATTATGACCAGGGTAGTGAGAAGCCTGAGCTGGCCGATTTCCTGGCCCAGGTGGCCCTGGTGGCTGAAAGCGATACCTACAGCGGCGGTAACGCCGTGGTCTTTATGACCATGCATACGGCCAAGGGCCTGGAGTTCCCGGTGGTCTTCCTGGCGGGCCTGGAAGAAGGGGTCTTCCCCCATTTTCGCTCCCTGGAGGACCCGGAGGAGATGGAAGAAGAACGCCGCCTCTGCTATGTGGGCATGACCAGGGCGAAGGAAGTCCTCTACCTTACCCATGCCTGGACCCGCAACCTTTACGGCAATACCATGAGCAACCCTCCTTCCCGTTTCCTGGCGGAAATACCGCCTGATTTAATCGCCCGGGATGGACAGGCCGGCCTCCCAGCTTCCGGGGGCGGTATCACCGGCCGCCAGCAGGGCCGGCCCGGGGCCGGGATAGCTCGCGGGGTCCAGTTTGACTGGCAACTGGGGGATAAAGTCCAGCATAATAGTTTTGGTCTCGGGGTTGTTGTAAAAATCAGTGGCGAAGGTGAGGATACTGTTATCAGCGTGGCCTTCCCCGAAAGAGGGATCAAGCAACTTATGGTCCGGTACGCTCCCGTTAGGAAGGTGTAG